A window of the Microvirga terrae genome harbors these coding sequences:
- a CDS encoding PTS sugar transporter subunit IIA produces the protein MIGMVLVTHGQLATEFKAALEHVVGPQEQLETITIGPDDDMETRRKDIMAAVCRVNSGQGVVVLTDMFGGTPSNLALSCMNGGSVEVVAGINLPMLIKLASVRDEEPLSDAVSHAQEAGRKYINIASRVLSGK, from the coding sequence ATGATTGGAATGGTGCTCGTCACCCACGGGCAGCTCGCGACGGAATTCAAAGCGGCGCTTGAGCATGTCGTGGGGCCCCAAGAGCAGCTCGAAACGATCACGATCGGCCCCGACGACGACATGGAGACACGGCGCAAGGACATCATGGCCGCCGTGTGCCGGGTCAACTCGGGACAGGGAGTCGTGGTTCTGACGGACATGTTCGGCGGCACGCCGTCGAACCTGGCCCTCTCCTGCATGAACGGGGGCTCCGTCGAGGTGGTCGCGGGCATCAATCTGCCCATGCTGATCAAGCTGGCTTCCGTCCGGGATGAGGAGCCCCTGTCCGACGCGGTCTCCCATGCCCAGGAGGCGGGGCGCAAGTACATCAACATCGCCTCGCGCGTCCTCTCCGGAAAGTAA
- a CDS encoding HPr family phosphocarrier protein, with amino-acid sequence MDRPFDQDCPPAAVPDGAEVRELPIINRRGLHARASAKFVQTVERFNSDVTVTRCGETVGGRSIMGLLTLAAAQGTSITVTAKGEDAALCLQAIDDLLANRFGEDE; translated from the coding sequence ATGGACCGGCCCTTCGATCAGGACTGCCCGCCTGCCGCCGTGCCGGATGGAGCCGAGGTCCGGGAGCTTCCCATCATCAACCGCCGGGGCCTGCACGCCCGCGCCTCTGCCAAGTTCGTTCAGACCGTCGAGCGCTTCAATTCCGACGTCACCGTGACCCGCTGCGGCGAGACCGTGGGCGGGCGCTCGATCATGGGACTGCTGACCCTGGCGGCCGCCCAGGGCACCTCGATCACCGTCACGGCCAAGGGCGAGGACGCCGCCCTCTGCCTCCAGGCCATCGACGACCTGCTCGCCAACCGGTTCGGCGAAGACGAGTGA
- a CDS encoding stimulus-sensing domain-containing protein: MKADPIHAEAAFDDPPAPQGALARLKHFGRMIVQRGSSSLTRRIVVLNLAGLVALLIGFLYLNQFREGLIEARVQSLLTQGEIIAGAIASSATVETNTITIDPDQLLQMQAGETERFTDESFSALEFSINPERVAPLLRRLVTPTKTRARIFDREGALLLDSRSFYSRGDILRMDLPPVANVENTTSFIERTWNSLRKMFRRTVRPVLEEVGPANGKSLPEVQQAFAGQQSSVVRVNNRGETIVSVAVPIQRFRTIQGALLLSTQEGDIDAIIASERFALLQVFLVAAVVMIVLSLFLAGAIAGPVRRLAEAAERVRWGTKSRQEIPDFTGRADEIGHLSGALRDMTKALYNRIDAIESFAADVAHELKNPLTSLRSAVETLPLARNDESRQRLLSIIQHDVKRLDRLISDISDASRLDAELARADAEPVDMVRLLDAVVSVANERRQGHDPLITLSIDRQAQGRDAFLVLGHDSRLGQVFNNLIDNARSFSPPDEPVKVSMRRRRNQVEILVEDSGPGIEPDALDRIFERFYTDRPEQGFGQNSGLGLSISRQIIEAHRGTIRAENRLGPPDEDGEPERLGARFVIRLPVEGVKAKKEQERKDRARRDPGKKAP; encoded by the coding sequence ATGAAGGCTGACCCCATCCACGCCGAGGCGGCGTTCGACGATCCGCCCGCTCCCCAGGGGGCCCTGGCCCGGCTGAAGCATTTCGGCCGCATGATCGTGCAGCGCGGCTCGTCGAGCCTGACGCGCCGGATCGTCGTGCTCAATCTGGCCGGGCTCGTGGCCCTGCTGATCGGCTTCCTGTATCTCAACCAGTTCCGCGAGGGCCTGATCGAAGCCCGGGTCCAGAGCCTTCTCACCCAGGGCGAGATCATCGCCGGGGCGATCGCAAGCTCCGCGACGGTGGAGACCAACACCATCACCATCGATCCGGATCAACTCCTGCAGATGCAGGCCGGCGAGACCGAACGCTTCACCGACGAATCCTTCTCGGCCCTGGAATTCTCCATCAATCCGGAGCGCGTCGCCCCCCTGCTGCGCCGGCTGGTGACGCCGACCAAGACCCGCGCCCGCATCTTCGACCGCGAAGGCGCGCTCCTGCTCGATTCCAGGTCGTTCTATTCCCGCGGCGACATCCTGCGCATGGATCTGCCGCCGGTCGCCAATGTGGAGAACACGACAAGCTTCATCGAGCGGACGTGGAACAGCCTCCGCAAGATGTTCCGGCGCACCGTGCGGCCCGTTCTGGAGGAAGTCGGCCCCGCCAACGGCAAGTCCCTTCCGGAAGTCCAGCAGGCCTTCGCCGGCCAGCAATCGAGCGTGGTGCGCGTCAACAACCGCGGCGAGACCATCGTGTCGGTGGCCGTGCCGATCCAGCGCTTCCGCACGATCCAGGGCGCGCTCCTACTGTCGACCCAGGAAGGCGACATCGACGCCATCATCGCGTCCGAGCGCTTCGCGCTGCTCCAGGTGTTCCTGGTGGCGGCCGTGGTGATGATCGTCCTGTCGCTCTTCCTCGCCGGCGCGATCGCCGGTCCGGTCCGGCGGCTGGCGGAAGCCGCCGAGCGGGTGCGCTGGGGCACGAAGTCCCGCCAGGAGATCCCCGACTTCACCGGCCGCGCGGACGAAATCGGCCACCTCTCGGGCGCCCTGCGGGACATGACCAAGGCGCTCTACAACCGCATCGACGCCATCGAGAGCTTCGCGGCGGACGTGGCCCACGAGCTGAAGAACCCGCTGACCTCCCTGCGCAGCGCCGTCGAGACCCTGCCGCTCGCCCGCAACGACGAGTCGCGTCAGCGTCTCCTGTCGATCATCCAGCACGACGTGAAGCGCCTCGACCGGCTGATCAGCGACATCTCGGATGCCTCGCGCCTTGATGCGGAGCTCGCCCGCGCCGACGCGGAGCCCGTGGATATGGTCCGCCTTCTGGACGCGGTGGTGTCGGTCGCCAACGAGCGGCGCCAGGGGCACGACCCGCTCATCACCCTGAGCATCGACCGGCAGGCACAGGGCCGCGACGCGTTCCTCGTCCTCGGCCACGACAGCCGCCTGGGTCAGGTCTTCAACAACCTGATCGACAACGCCCGCTCCTTCTCGCCGCCCGACGAGCCCGTGAAGGTCTCCATGCGCCGCCGCAGAAACCAGGTGGAAATCCTGGTGGAGGACAGCGGCCCCGGCATCGAGCCCGATGCTCTCGACCGGATCTTCGAGCGCTTCTACACGGACCGCCCCGAGCAGGGCTTCGGCCAGAATTCCGGCCTCGGCCTGTCCATCTCGCGCCAGATCATCGAGGCCCATCGCGGAACGATCCGGGCCGAGAACCGGCTCGGTCCTCCCGACGAGGACGGCGAGCCCGAGCGCCTGGGCGCCCGCTTCGTGATCCGTCTTCCGGTCGAAGGCGTGAAGGCCAAGAAGGAGCAGGAGAGGAAGGACAGGGCCAGGCGCGATCCCGGGAAGAAAGCCCCGTGA
- a CDS encoding HPr kinase/phosphorylase, which translates to MSEAQTIHAGCVLVGEAGLLIRGPSGSGKSTLAREVVSLALRAGRFGRLVSDDRTRLEALHGRLLARPVDPLGGSIEVFGLGIVRQAFEPAAVIRLVVDLSEDPARYPDVEDGHVVLCGVMVPRIRMQAGAISADVAMGCLSGLRDTVVTL; encoded by the coding sequence GTGAGCGAGGCGCAGACGATCCACGCCGGCTGCGTGCTGGTCGGCGAGGCCGGGCTCCTGATCCGGGGCCCGTCGGGATCGGGCAAGTCGACGCTCGCCCGCGAGGTGGTGTCGCTCGCCCTCAGGGCCGGCCGGTTCGGCCGGCTGGTCAGCGACGACCGTACGCGCCTTGAGGCACTCCATGGCCGCCTGCTGGCGCGGCCCGTGGATCCACTCGGCGGCAGCATCGAGGTCTTCGGTCTGGGCATCGTCCGGCAGGCCTTCGAGCCCGCGGCCGTCATTCGCCTGGTGGTCGATCTCTCAGAGGATCCGGCCCGCTATCCCGACGTGGAGGACGGGCATGTCGTCCTGTGCGGCGTCATGGTCCCTCGCATCCGGATGCAGGCCGGGGCAATCTCCGCAGACGTCGCCATGGGCTGCCTGAGTGGTCTGCGCGACACGGTCGTGACACTGTGA